The following DNA comes from Armatimonadota bacterium.
CTCCTGCCCGAACCCCAGCACGATGGCGCCTTTCTCGATGGAGGAGTGGGCGTGCTCGGAGGTGTACACGCGCAGGCGGGGGAGCTCCGGCCTCCCCGCCATCCCCTGCTCCCGGATCCCAAGCCCCAGCGCTTCCCGGGCCGCAGCCAGGGCGCACAGGGAGGCCACGGATGCCGTGTCCATGATGATCCCGAACCTGGGCGGAAGCCCCAGGAGCTGCCGGAGCCAGTCCAGGACCACCTCCTCCAGCTCCGTGGCCGCGGGGCACGTGCGCCACAGCATCCCGTTCACGTTCAGAGCTGCACAGAGCACTTCCCCCAGCACGCCGGGCGCGGAGCCCGTGATGGCGAAGTACGCGAAGAAACCGGGGTGGTTCCAATGCGTGATCCCGGGCAGGAGGATCTCCTGGAAGTCCGTGAAGATGCGGTCGAACGGCTCCGGATCCTCGGGGGGAGAAGGGGGGAGTTTCGCGCGGATCTCCCCGGGCCGCACCCGCGCGAGGACCGGGTAGCGTTCGCTATGGTCCAGGTAGTCCGCGATCCAGCGGCCGAGCCGCTCGAATCCCTGAAGGAAGAGCTCTCCCTGTGGCCGTATAGTACTCATCTACAACCCTCCCGGGAAGCGGGGACGCGCCCCCGCGGCGTTGGAAGGCAGTAGTGGTCCTTCTCCGGGCAACCCCACGGCGCCCTACTCCTTCCTCCAGCCGGAAGGAGGCCGGGGAAGTGCTGCGGGCCACCCCCCGCAGGGGCTACCGGGTATTCGCCGCCGGCCTGGGTCTGACCGGCCTTGTGGCCACCGGGCTCGCCGCACGCGCCTTTCCACATCTTCCCCGCACCTATGTTCTCTTCCTGGTTCTGGCAATCCTCGGGAGCTTTGTCGTCGTCCGGCTGCGGACTGGATTCCTCCTTCTTTTTCTTCAGGTCCCCCTCGCTCCCGTCTGGCTGTACGGCTGGCCCGCCGCCCCGCCCCTCTTCTTCCTTTCCCTGCCCCCGCTGATCCTCCTCCATGGTACGACCTTCTGGCGCGGGTTGGTGTACCTCGGAGGCGGGACCCTCTGGTCCCTCCTCGCGGGGGTTGTGCTCCACCACCCGGGTGTTCGGTCCCGCCCTCCCTGGGGGGAACTCGGCGGCATGGCCCTGGGGGGCGCGGTGTACGCCGCGGGTACTATGCTCACCGCCGCCGCGGCCCACTACTTCGCCACGGGCCGCCTGCCCCCCCTCTCCCCGCGGGGCCTGCCCCTGACGAGCGGGATGATCTTCCTCGTCGCCGTCTTGCCTTCCTACCTGCTGGTGCTGTCCGCCCAGAACCCCTCTCAGCCCCACCTGCTCATCGTGGCCATCTGGCTGCTCACCGCCATGGCCCTGAAAGGGTTCCTGGAACCCCGGGAGGCCAACACCCGGCTGCGGGAGGCTCTCGCGGAGCTCCAGCAGCTCTCCATCACAGATCCCCTCACGGGCCTCTACAATCGCCGCCACTTCACGGACCTCCTGGAACGGGAGATCAGCCGGCACGCCCGGTACGGGCAGCCCTTCACGCTCCTGCTCCTCGACGTCCGCAACCTCAAGCACATCAACGACACCCGGGGACATCCCGCGGGCGACGCGGTGCTCTGCGCGGTGGCGGACGTGCTTCGCAGTCGGCTGCGGAAAAGTGACCTCGCCTTCCGCATCGGCGGGGATGAGTTCGCCGCACTCCTGCCCCAAACGGATCCCCAGGGGGCGTACCGCCTCGCCTGGGGCCTCTACGAACAGCTCCGTGCCCGGAACCCCCTCGCGGACGTCACCATTGGCGTGGCCGGATTCCCCCTGCACGCCCGGGATGCCACCTCCCTCATCGCGGCCGCGGACGCGGCCCTGTACCGAGCCCGGGCGTCGGGGGAGGCGGTGGGCGTTGTACGGGAGGCCTGCGTATGTCCAAGCGGTCTAGACGATATCCGCGACCCGTAGAGGCCCTGGTGGCTACGTTAGGTCACGAGCCCCAGGTGGTGACCATCGCCCTGGATCGGCTTCTCGCGCAGGAATACCGCATCCGCGAGGTCCTGGTGGTGCACACGGATGCCCCGGCCGTGCGGTCGGGTCTGGAAGCACTTCACCGGGAGTTCGCCTCCGGCCACTACCCCGGGATTCGGTTCCGCCCGATCCCCGTGGAAGGCTCCGCGGGACCCCTTGAGGACTTTCGGACCGAGGAGGACGTGGTGGCCCTTCTGCGGGTCCTCTACCGGGTCGTCCGGGATCTGAAGCGGACGGGCACAGGCGTGCACCTCTCCCTGGCAGGCGGCCGAAAGGTGATGGGGGTAGCCGCCATGGTGGTGGCCCAGCTGCTGTTCGGCCCCGAGGATCGGGTCTGGCACCTGCTCAGCGAGGGCTGGGCTCCGGGCAGGGAGCGGCGCATGCACCCGGAGCCAGGGGAGGCGGTATGGCTGGTACCGGTGCCGGTGCTGCGCTGGACCGATTCCGGGGTGATGCTGGCGGCCCTGGCGGACCTCGACGACCCCGTGGAGGCCATCCGCCGGTACGAGGAGATCGTGCGCGGGGAGCGTATGCGCCGGCGGCGGGAGTTCGTGGAGCGGTGGCTCACAAAGGCCGAGCGGGACGTGGCCCGCCTGGCCTGCCAGGGCCTGGACAACGCGGCCATCGCCCGCCGCCTGGGCCGCAGCCCGAGGACCGTGGCCAACCAGCTCAGCGCGGTCTACGACAAGCTGGAGGACTGGTTGGGGTTCGCGGGCCCTCCCGCAAGCCGAGCCCTGCTGCTGGCGGAGCTCGCCCCGTACTTCGCCCTGGCGGAATCACTCAACACGGGGAACGGGGACCGTTCCCTACCCAGAAAAGGAACCGCTTCTCATGCGCGCGGCACGCGAAACCGATAACCTCCTCCCGAACACGCTGTCGGGAGGTGCAGGGCACATGCGGTACTGGATCTTGCTGCCGGTCGTGGCGTTGGCAGCTGCAGGTTCGGCTGTGGCTGAGCCGGGCAACCCCATCGCCGTAGCCGCCGCGTCCCACGCGGGGCTCGTACGGGGGTACACCTGCGGCACGTGGGCTGTTCTCAGCACCAGCGAGCGGACCAGCTACATCCTCGGCGTGATCGCGCTCGCCGACACCCTGTACGCCTCTGACCGCCTGGACTACCAGATGGACCAGGCCGTGCGGCTTCCGCTGAGCGCTGCAGCCTACCGGCCCATGGTGGACGCCGGCTGCCTGTACGTGCCCGCGGCCACGCCCGTGGTGGCGGTCCTGTACTCGGTCAAGTAGGGGGTGGATCGCCTTCGAGATCGGACGGTACTGGTTCCGGTGGGTTTCTGAGGAGGGCGGCTTCCCAGGTTCCTGGGACCCACCCTCCGGGGCGGCCTCGGGCACGTCCTGCGGCGGATGGTCTGCGTGACGCGGCTTCCGGACTGCGCGGGATGCCTCCTCCGGTTCCGGTGCGCGTACCCCGTCCTTTTCCAGCCGTTCGCGCGGGGGCCGTCCTCCGAAGGTGGCCGTTACGGGCGCATGCCGGTGCCCTTCGTGCTGCGGGTGCCCTTCGGAAGGAGCTGGCGGCCCGAGCTCGGCCCGGGGGAGCCTGTGGAGTTCGAGATGGTGTTGGTGGGCCGGGCCAACCTGGACCTGCCCTATTACGTGCTGGCGCTGGCCGACCTCGGCCGGACAGGCCTGGGCCCCACCCGTCACCGCCTCCGGCTGGAGTAGGTCGAGGCCTGGGACGGCAGCCGCTTTCTGCCCGTGTACACCTCGGACGGGGCGCTCCGGACCGACGCCCCCACGCTGACCCTGCAACGGCTGCGGGAGGAAGCGGCTCTGCCGGACCGCACCCGAGTCACGGTTCGCTTCGCCTCTCCCGTGCGCCTGGACCTGCGGGGCGACCTCGTCTACCCGGTCCGGTTCCACCACCTGGTCCACGCCCTGGAGCAGCGCTTTCGCGCCCTCGTGGCCTGCTACGGCGGAGCACCCCCGGACAGGATCTCGCTCGAGGAAGCAGAACAGGCGCGGGTGGTGTCCGACCGGACCCGTTGGGTGGACCTGCAGCGGTACTCCACCCGGCAACGTACAGAGATGAAGATCGGCGGGGCGGTGGGCACCGTCACTTACGAGGCTGAAGACCTCTCCCCCTTCGCCCGACTCCTGGCCTTCGGCGAGTGGCTGGGGGTCGGCAAGCTCACCAGCATGGGACTGGACCGCATGGAGGTGGTGCGCGGATGACCGCCCAAGCGTGGGTCGCGGCCGGGGCCGGCCTGCTGCACGACATCGGGAAGTTCCGGCAGCGGGCCAGGTGGTCCGAGCGCAGGACGCACCAGGTCCACGGGCACGAGTGGGTCTGCGAGCACGTCCTGCCCCGGCTGGCCTTCCTGGACGCCCAAGCTCGCGACCAGGTGGCTCAGGCCGTCCTGCGGCACCACGAGGCGGGGGCTTACGAGCGGGACCTGCGCGTGGTCCGCCTCGCCGACCGTCTCGCCAGCGGCGAGCGGGTCCAACGGTCAGAGGAGGGCACCGGCGACCGTCCGGCGAGCTGCTCCTCCCCGTGTTCAGCTCCCTGGCCCTCGACGGGCGGGGCCTCGGGGAGGCTGACCGCAACCGGTGGGCGTACCCCACTGCCGTCTTGCAGCTGGGCGACTCTCTTTTCCCCGTGGCTGAACTGGGGCGGCAAGGGGGTACGGAGCCCGATGGACGGGTTGCCGTCCAAGGTCGGGGGGTCGAAAGCCGATCCGTGGAAAGGGATGTTAGACTGACCGGCTGGGCAGTATAATGCCCGGCAAGGGGGGTGCACAGGATGGCCGAGACTCAGTCCGGTCGCGCCGTTGCGGGGGAGGGACTCGCGGGCCTCTGTCATCTTAGGCTGACGCAGACAGAGCGTCAGGCCGGTCGGTCTAAATACGAGTTGGGCCGCGTTCACAGGCGGCAATATGCTTCAATAGACTGGGCAGGAGGTGGTGAATGAAAATCAGCGCTCGAGTGCAAAATATGAAGGCCAGCACCACGTCACATTGAGTACCAACGAGAATGTTCACTTTCTATTCCTCCCAGGCCCACTGGTTTTTGGCTCCAGCGTGAATGGCGGCGAGCTGTTGTTCCTGGCCTTCGCCACCTGCTATTGCAACGATATTTACCGTGAAGCAGCAAGACGCAATATCACAGTCGAACGTGTTGAGGTGGAAGTCCAAGTCCAAAGCGATTTCGGGGCCGAAGGCGAACCCGCTCAGAATGTGATTTACCGAGCCACAGTGACGGCGAAGGCGAGCGAAGAGGAAGTTCGGGCGTTGATGATACATACGGACCGAGTTGCGGAGATTCAGAACACGCTCAGAGTCGAGACGCCGGTTGCGCTGACTCACCTTGACATCGTGACAGTATGAACTGTTCGTGTGCGCTGGGGAAGCAATTGCTACAACGTGCTCCAAGGCATGAACGCTGCCCACGTTAGGCCGTGTGCACAGCGCATTGAAGAATGGAAACACAAGCTGGTCGACCTTTCGCGACGCAACCGGTTGCTATTCTTCAGGCCGGGTCGTACGGCGACCCTGGAGATTCTGGAGCCCTCGGCAGCAGAAGTCTTCGAACGCCTCGCCATTCGCGCCCACGAGTGGCGCTTCTGGTCTCCGGGAGCTGAAGAGGGTGTGACGCCGGACGGTCAGGCGGAGGCCCTTGGACTGTTTGCGTCCGAGCCCGACAGAGAACCCATCAAAGCCGTCGAGTCCGCGCATCCGCCAGGCGCAGGAGGCACTTCTACGAGATTTCAGTTTCCATATGACGTGGGGCTGACGAACTTGCCTGCAATGTGCGAGACCCAGCGGACCTGGTTCGGATACTGAAGAACCTTCACAGAAGATCGCGCACAGACTTCGAGGAGCGGGGTGTGCGCATTCTCCATCTCGCCTTTGGCGTGCTGGAGTGGCGGGAAACAGAGAGGAACGAGGCCATGCGCTCGCCTCTCGTTCTGGTTCCCGCGGAGCTCGTACGTGAGTCAGCACAGGAACCATTTGAGTTGCGGGCGGTTGAAGAACGAGCCGTTCTGAACCTGCGCTTGACGCGCAGCTGCGCAACGATTCCCGCATCGAACTGCCCCTATCCCTGAAGACTGGGAGGAGATGGGACTCCAGGAATACTTGAGCACAGTTGCTGGGTGTGTCAAACGTCAAGGTTGGTCGGTGGAGTTCGAGGCGAGGGTCGGCCTGTTCTCATTCCACAAACTTGTTATTTACCGCGACCTCA
Coding sequences within:
- a CDS encoding CRISPR-associated protein Csx14, giving the protein MSKRSRRYPRPVEALVATLGHEPQVVTIALDRLLAQEYRIREVLVVHTDAPAVRSGLEALHREFASGHYPGIRFRPIPVEGSAGPLEDFRTEEDVVALLRVLYRVVRDLKRTGTGVHLSLAGGRKVMGVAAMVVAQLLFGPEDRVWHLLSEGWAPGRERRMHPEPGEAVWLVPVPVLRWTDSGVMLAALADLDDPVEAIRRYEEIVRGERMRRRREFVERWLTKAERDVARLACQGLDNAAIARRLGRSPRTVANQLSAVYDKLEDWLGFAGPPASRALLLAELAPYFALAESLNTGNGDRSLPRKGTASHARGTRNR
- a CDS encoding OsmC family protein; translated protein: MNENQRSSAKYEGQHHVTLSTNENVHFLFLPGPLVFGSSVNGGELLFLAFATCYCNDIYREAARRNITVERVEVEVQVQSDFGAEGEPAQNVIYRATVTAKASEEEVRALMIHTDRVAEIQNTLRVETPVALTHLDIVTV
- a CDS encoding GGDEF domain-containing protein, giving the protein MLRATPRRGYRVFAAGLGLTGLVATGLAARAFPHLPRTYVLFLVLAILGSFVVVRLRTGFLLLFLQVPLAPVWLYGWPAAPPLFFLSLPPLILLHGTTFWRGLVYLGGGTLWSLLAGVVLHHPGVRSRPPWGELGGMALGGAVYAAGTMLTAAAAHYFATGRLPPLSPRGLPLTSGMIFLVAVLPSYLLVLSAQNPSQPHLLIVAIWLLTAMALKGFLEPREANTRLREALAELQQLSITDPLTGLYNRRHFTDLLEREISRHARYGQPFTLLLLDVRNLKHINDTRGHPAGDAVLCAVADVLRSRLRKSDLAFRIGGDEFAALLPQTDPQGAYRLAWGLYEQLRARNPLADVTIGVAGFPLHARDATSLIAAADAALYRARASGEAVGVVREACVCPSGLDDIRDP
- the cas6 gene encoding CRISPR system precrRNA processing endoribonuclease RAMP protein Cas6; the protein is MYTSDGALRTDAPTLTLQRLREEAALPDRTRVTVRFASPVRLDLRGDLVYPVRFHHLVHALEQRFRALVACYGGAPPDRISLEEAEQARVVSDRTRWVDLQRYSTRQRTEMKIGGAVGTVTYEAEDLSPFARLLAFGEWLGVGKLTSMGLDRMEVVRG